A window of the Ostrea edulis chromosome 1, xbOstEdul1.1, whole genome shotgun sequence genome harbors these coding sequences:
- the LOC130050104 gene encoding collagen alpha-6(VI) chain-like: MKTLLILCFVAGALCANTCNKKADIAFVIDSSSSIWPPNFDTQVRFLYDVLDAFDISPSKTQIAAVSYSDVIKPDFQFNTYKTKNDVLNAIQNIVFTKGSATRTYEALRYMNNEIFTSKNGARDDVIKIAIVMTDGETNPGSVDYISLEQAKKRTLDEAKRARDNGIYVFAIGVGGGVMDEELYGIASEVGAVMKVPTYGEFKTDQLQEMLEKKTCEVGETTTLRPVTQAQQCYKHIADVIFAIDQSTSIWSQKNFSIELDFVNDMVQSFDVAADETRIGALVFSDTANRFLDLRDGSDKEYVKNIIHGRKWERGDTYIDKAFQKMREGFSPAKGGRPGIVPQIAVLITDGEATDSYTAMDEAKALKREGVIIFAIGMMGAKKSELAKYASSDDNVFYVNSLQALRSISDEVSTRVCRAEQS, from the exons ATGAAAACTCTGCTTATATTG TGTTTCGTGGCTGGGGCGTTATGTGCAA ACACCTGCAACAAGAAGGCAGATATAGCCTTTGTCATTGATTCCTCTAGCAGTATTTGGCCACCAAACTTCGATACACAGGTTCGCTTTCTCTACGATGTCTTAGACGCATTCGACATTTCTCCCTCCAAAACCCAAATTGCTGCCGTGTCATACAGTGACGTCATCAAACCAGACTTTCAATTCAACACATATAAGACAAAAAATGACGTCTTGAACGCTATTCAAAATATCGTGTTCACTAAGGGTAGCGCAACACGAACCTACGAAGCTCTGAGGTATATGAATAACGAAATCTTTACCTCTAAAAATGGTGCGAGAGATGACGTCATCAAGATAGCAATAGTGATGACGGACGGCGAGACGAATCCGGGATCTGTGGATTATATATCGCTAGAACAAGCGAAAAAGAGGACCCTCGATGAGGCCAAGCGAGCCAGAGACAATGGCATTTATGTCTTTGCAATAGGTGTTGGGGGTGGTGTCATGGACGAG GAACTGTATGGAATTGCTAGTGAAGTTGGAGCTGTTATGAAGGTCCCCACCTACGGAGAATTCAAAACAGATCAACTGCAGGAAATGTTAGAGAAAAAAACATGTGAAG TGGGGGAGACAACGACATTGAGACCAGTTACCCAAGCCCAAC AGTGCTACAAACACATTGCTGATGTGATATTTGCTATCGATCAATCAACAAGCATTTGGTCCCAAAAGAACTTCAGCATTGAACTAGACTTTGTAAATGATATGGTCCAGTCTTTTGACGTTGCCGCTGACGAGACTAGAATAGGGGCTCTTGTATTTAGCGACACAGCTAACCGCTTCCTGGATCTGCGAGATGGTTCTGATAAAGAATATGTCAAAAATATTATCCACGGTCGCAAATGGGAAAGAGGAGACACCTATATTGACAAGGCCTTTCAAAAGATGCGAGAGGGTTTTTCTCCGGCCAAAGGTGGTCGACCGGGTATTGTCCCCCAGATTGCAGTTTTGATCACTGACGGCGAAGCCACTGATTCTTACACCGCGATGGACGAAGCGAAAGCATTAAAGCGAGAGGGAGTCATAATATTTGCAATTG GAATGATGGGAGCGAAAAAATCAGAACTGGCGAAGTACGCGAGTAGTGACGACAACGTGTTCTACGTGAACAGTCTGCAGGCCCTAAGAAGCATTTCTGATGAGGTTTCCACGAGAGTGTGCAGAGCAGAACAATCATGA